In the genome of Lacerta agilis isolate rLacAgi1 chromosome 2, rLacAgi1.pri, whole genome shotgun sequence, one region contains:
- the PDLIM7 gene encoding PDZ and LIM domain protein 7 isoform X2, which produces MSDMDSYKVLLDGPAPWGFRLQGGKDFNMPLSISRLTPGGKAAQAGVGVGDWVLSIDGENTSSLTHIEAQNKIRACGDKLSLSLSRVQNLLGKPQKVQNPDKHSLRLASLPAFLPNDSSKKRLIEDTEDWRPRTGTTQSRSFRILAHLTGTEFMQDPDDEHVRKASQVSIPDVSSAPALKVEPGYGSAAPKPAPVSSPASRPPWAVDPSFAERYAPDKTSTVLSKHSQPATPTPMQNRNSIVQAAQQAPESADKTPICYQCNKIIRGRYLVALGRYYHPEEFTCSQCRKVLDEGGFFEEKGSIFCPKCYDIRYAPNCAKCKKKITGEIMHALKMTWHVHCFICAACKTPIRNRAFYMEEGQPYCERDYEKMFGTKCRGCDFKIDAGDRFLEALGFSWHDTCFVCAICQINLEGKTFYSKKDKPLCKSHAFSHV; this is translated from the exons CTCACCCCCGGGGGCAAGGCAGCCCAAGCAGGTGTGGGAGTAGGTGACTGGGTGCTAAGCATTGATGGAGAGAACACGAGCTCCTTGACCCACATTGAAGCACAGAACAAGATCCGTGCGTGCGGGGACAAGCTCTCGCTCAGCTTGAGCAG AGTCCAGAATCTCCTCGGCAAGCCTCAGAAG gTGCAGAACCCTGACAA GCATTCTCTGCGGCTGGCAAGCCTGCCGGCCTTCCTCCCCAATGACTCCAGCAAAAAGAGGCTCATTGAGGACACAGAGGACTGGCGACCGCGGACGGGCACGACCCAGTCCCGTTCTTTCCGTATCCTGGCCCATCTGACAGGCACGGAATTCA TGCAAGACCCGGATGATGAGCATGTTAGGAAAGCCAG CCAGGTCTCCATACCGGATGTGTCTTCTGCGCCAGCCTTGAAAGTGGAGCCTGGATATG GCTCTGCTGCTCCGAAGCCTGCACCTGTCTCCAGCCCGGCCAGCCGCCCACCCTGGGCTGTGGATCCTTCCTTTGCCGAGCGGTATGCCCCAGATAAAACCAGCACGGTCCTGAGCAAGCACAGCCAGCCGGCTACGCCAACACCGATGCAGAACCGCAACTCCATTGTGCAGGCTGCGCAGCAAGCCCCCGAGAGTGCCGACAAAACGCCCATCTGCTACCAATGCAACAAGATAATCAG AGGGCGCTACCTGGTGGCCCTGGGACGCTACTACCACCCTGAGGAGTTCACTTGCTCGCAGTGCAGGAAAGTGCTGGACGAGGGCGGGTTTTTTGAGGAGAAGGGCTCCATCTTCTGCCCCAAGTGCTACGACATACGCTATGCCCCCAACTGTGCCAAGTGCAAGAAGAAGATCACAGGG GAAATTATGCATGCCCTCAAGATGACCTGGCACGTTCATTGCTTTATCTGTGCTGCCTGCAAAACGCCCATCCGCAATCGCGCCTTCTACATGGAAGAAGGGCAGCCCTACTGTGAGAGAG ACTATGAGAAGATGTTTGGAACCAAATGCCGTGGCTGTGACTTCAAGATAGACGCTGGCGATCGATTCCTGGAGGCGCTGGGCTTCAGCTGGCATGACACTTGCTTCGTCTGTGCG ATCTGCCAGATCAACTTGGAAGGAAAGACATTCTACTCTAAAAAGGATAAGCCCCTGTGCAAGAGCCATGCTTTCTCGcatgtgtga
- the PDLIM7 gene encoding PDZ and LIM domain protein 7 isoform X1, with protein MSDMDSYKVLLDGPAPWGFRLQGGKDFNMPLSISRLTPGGKAAQAGVGVGDWVLSIDGENTSSLTHIEAQNKIRACGDKLSLSLSRVQNLLGKPQKVQNPDKVSAHPPEVKAPPQSNPPPDYGDYYLEDQHSLRLASLPAFLPNDSSKKRLIEDTEDWRPRTGTTQSRSFRILAHLTGTEFMQDPDDEHVRKASQVSIPDVSSAPALKVEPGYGSAAPKPAPVSSPASRPPWAVDPSFAERYAPDKTSTVLSKHSQPATPTPMQNRNSIVQAAQQAPESADKTPICYQCNKIIRGRYLVALGRYYHPEEFTCSQCRKVLDEGGFFEEKGSIFCPKCYDIRYAPNCAKCKKKITGEIMHALKMTWHVHCFICAACKTPIRNRAFYMEEGQPYCERDYEKMFGTKCRGCDFKIDAGDRFLEALGFSWHDTCFVCAICQINLEGKTFYSKKDKPLCKSHAFSHV; from the exons CTCACCCCCGGGGGCAAGGCAGCCCAAGCAGGTGTGGGAGTAGGTGACTGGGTGCTAAGCATTGATGGAGAGAACACGAGCTCCTTGACCCACATTGAAGCACAGAACAAGATCCGTGCGTGCGGGGACAAGCTCTCGCTCAGCTTGAGCAG AGTCCAGAATCTCCTCGGCAAGCCTCAGAAG gTGCAGAACCCTGACAA GGTTAGCGCTCACCCCCCTGAGGTGAAGGCTCCACCCCAGAGCAACCCCCCACCTGATTATGGAGATTACTACCTGGAGGACCA GCATTCTCTGCGGCTGGCAAGCCTGCCGGCCTTCCTCCCCAATGACTCCAGCAAAAAGAGGCTCATTGAGGACACAGAGGACTGGCGACCGCGGACGGGCACGACCCAGTCCCGTTCTTTCCGTATCCTGGCCCATCTGACAGGCACGGAATTCA TGCAAGACCCGGATGATGAGCATGTTAGGAAAGCCAG CCAGGTCTCCATACCGGATGTGTCTTCTGCGCCAGCCTTGAAAGTGGAGCCTGGATATG GCTCTGCTGCTCCGAAGCCTGCACCTGTCTCCAGCCCGGCCAGCCGCCCACCCTGGGCTGTGGATCCTTCCTTTGCCGAGCGGTATGCCCCAGATAAAACCAGCACGGTCCTGAGCAAGCACAGCCAGCCGGCTACGCCAACACCGATGCAGAACCGCAACTCCATTGTGCAGGCTGCGCAGCAAGCCCCCGAGAGTGCCGACAAAACGCCCATCTGCTACCAATGCAACAAGATAATCAG AGGGCGCTACCTGGTGGCCCTGGGACGCTACTACCACCCTGAGGAGTTCACTTGCTCGCAGTGCAGGAAAGTGCTGGACGAGGGCGGGTTTTTTGAGGAGAAGGGCTCCATCTTCTGCCCCAAGTGCTACGACATACGCTATGCCCCCAACTGTGCCAAGTGCAAGAAGAAGATCACAGGG GAAATTATGCATGCCCTCAAGATGACCTGGCACGTTCATTGCTTTATCTGTGCTGCCTGCAAAACGCCCATCCGCAATCGCGCCTTCTACATGGAAGAAGGGCAGCCCTACTGTGAGAGAG ACTATGAGAAGATGTTTGGAACCAAATGCCGTGGCTGTGACTTCAAGATAGACGCTGGCGATCGATTCCTGGAGGCGCTGGGCTTCAGCTGGCATGACACTTGCTTCGTCTGTGCG ATCTGCCAGATCAACTTGGAAGGAAAGACATTCTACTCTAAAAAGGATAAGCCCCTGTGCAAGAGCCATGCTTTCTCGcatgtgtga
- the PDLIM7 gene encoding PDZ and LIM domain protein 7 isoform X3: protein MSDMDSYKVLLDGPAPWGFRLQGGKDFNMPLSISRLTPGGKAAQAGVGVGDWVLSIDGENTSSLTHIEAQNKIRACGDKLSLSLSRVQNLLGKPQKDALPSSERPKYNFTPSSALNKTARPFGVSSAPNSQPGLVTKSVPYTPSASVCTTQHNGQVSIPDVSSAPALKVEPGYGSAAPKPAPVSSPASRPPWAVDPSFAERYAPDKTSTVLSKHSQPATPTPMQNRNSIVQAAQQAPESADKTPICYQCNKIIRGRYLVALGRYYHPEEFTCSQCRKVLDEGGFFEEKGSIFCPKCYDIRYAPNCAKCKKKITGEIMHALKMTWHVHCFICAACKTPIRNRAFYMEEGQPYCERDYEKMFGTKCRGCDFKIDAGDRFLEALGFSWHDTCFVCAICQINLEGKTFYSKKDKPLCKSHAFSHV from the exons CTCACCCCCGGGGGCAAGGCAGCCCAAGCAGGTGTGGGAGTAGGTGACTGGGTGCTAAGCATTGATGGAGAGAACACGAGCTCCTTGACCCACATTGAAGCACAGAACAAGATCCGTGCGTGCGGGGACAAGCTCTCGCTCAGCTTGAGCAG AGTCCAGAATCTCCTCGGCAAGCCTCAGAAG GATGCGCTCCCTTCCTCCGAGCGCCCGAAATATAACTTCACTCCCAGCTCTGCCCTCAACAAAACGGCCCGGCCCTTTGGAGTCAGCTCTGCTCCAAACTCCCAGCCTGGGCTGGTGACGAAATCGGTGCCGTACACACCCTCTGCCTCCGTCTGCACCACACAGCACAATGG CCAGGTCTCCATACCGGATGTGTCTTCTGCGCCAGCCTTGAAAGTGGAGCCTGGATATG GCTCTGCTGCTCCGAAGCCTGCACCTGTCTCCAGCCCGGCCAGCCGCCCACCCTGGGCTGTGGATCCTTCCTTTGCCGAGCGGTATGCCCCAGATAAAACCAGCACGGTCCTGAGCAAGCACAGCCAGCCGGCTACGCCAACACCGATGCAGAACCGCAACTCCATTGTGCAGGCTGCGCAGCAAGCCCCCGAGAGTGCCGACAAAACGCCCATCTGCTACCAATGCAACAAGATAATCAG AGGGCGCTACCTGGTGGCCCTGGGACGCTACTACCACCCTGAGGAGTTCACTTGCTCGCAGTGCAGGAAAGTGCTGGACGAGGGCGGGTTTTTTGAGGAGAAGGGCTCCATCTTCTGCCCCAAGTGCTACGACATACGCTATGCCCCCAACTGTGCCAAGTGCAAGAAGAAGATCACAGGG GAAATTATGCATGCCCTCAAGATGACCTGGCACGTTCATTGCTTTATCTGTGCTGCCTGCAAAACGCCCATCCGCAATCGCGCCTTCTACATGGAAGAAGGGCAGCCCTACTGTGAGAGAG ACTATGAGAAGATGTTTGGAACCAAATGCCGTGGCTGTGACTTCAAGATAGACGCTGGCGATCGATTCCTGGAGGCGCTGGGCTTCAGCTGGCATGACACTTGCTTCGTCTGTGCG ATCTGCCAGATCAACTTGGAAGGAAAGACATTCTACTCTAAAAAGGATAAGCCCCTGTGCAAGAGCCATGCTTTCTCGcatgtgtga